The Stenotrophomonas maltophilia genome includes a region encoding these proteins:
- the uvrC gene encoding excinuclease ABC subunit UvrC translates to MTDVPAPAFDGKAFAAQLSTAPGVYRMYAADDTLLYVGKARALRNRVGSYFNGSPKNARIMSMISQIVRMDVTVTRSEAEALLLENQLIKSLSPRYNVSLRDDKTYPHVLLTREDWPRIALHRGPRAIPGRYFGPYPGVTAVRETLNLMHKLFKLRSCEDSVFRNRSRPCLQYQIGRCSAPCVELVAPAEYAESVRRAALFLEGKSDELTRELGEQMQAASEALEFEQAARLRDLISSLRSMQTRQYVDGRAADLDVLAVAMQGSQACVLLLAFRDGRNLGTRPFFPRTNGEESPEEVLAAFVSQYYIEFEPPREILLDREIPDADLLVAALSASAERKVQLKWNVRGERAGYVELASRNAQLTLATELNSRNAQHARSDALREMLGLAEPVKRVECFDISHTLGEATVASCVVFDAAGPVRAQYRRFNISGIEPGDDYAAMRQAIDRRFRRAVEEQGVLPDVLLIDGGAGQLAQAQAALADLGVEGVLLVGVAKGVERRAGHEALVMPDGRELRPGAANPALQFIQQVRDEAHRFAITGHRGRRQKARMTSKLEDIPGIGPRRRASLLKHFGGLVGLKAAGEAEIAKVEGINDALAARIYANLHGLATPDAAE, encoded by the coding sequence ATGACCGACGTTCCCGCCCCGGCCTTTGACGGCAAGGCCTTCGCGGCCCAGCTCAGTACCGCCCCCGGTGTGTACCGCATGTACGCGGCCGACGACACCCTGCTGTATGTCGGCAAGGCGCGTGCGCTGCGCAACCGAGTCGGCAGCTATTTCAACGGCAGCCCGAAGAATGCGCGGATCATGTCCATGATCTCGCAGATCGTGCGCATGGACGTGACGGTGACGCGCTCGGAAGCCGAGGCGCTGCTGCTGGAAAACCAGCTGATCAAGTCGCTGTCGCCGCGTTACAACGTCTCGCTGCGCGACGACAAGACCTATCCGCATGTGCTGCTGACCCGCGAGGACTGGCCGCGCATCGCGCTGCATCGCGGCCCGCGCGCCATTCCCGGCCGCTATTTCGGGCCGTATCCCGGCGTCACTGCGGTGCGCGAAACGCTGAACCTGATGCACAAGCTGTTCAAGCTGCGCAGCTGCGAGGACAGCGTGTTCCGCAACCGCTCGCGGCCGTGCCTGCAGTACCAGATCGGGCGTTGCAGCGCGCCCTGCGTGGAGCTGGTGGCGCCTGCCGAGTACGCCGAATCGGTGCGTCGCGCTGCATTGTTCCTGGAAGGCAAGAGCGACGAACTGACCCGTGAGCTGGGCGAGCAGATGCAGGCCGCCAGCGAGGCACTGGAGTTCGAGCAGGCCGCGCGGCTGCGCGACCTGATCTCCTCGCTGCGCAGCATGCAGACCCGCCAGTACGTGGACGGCCGCGCCGCCGACCTGGACGTGCTGGCGGTAGCCATGCAGGGCTCGCAGGCCTGCGTGCTGCTGCTGGCCTTCCGTGATGGCCGCAATCTCGGCACCCGCCCATTCTTCCCTCGCACCAATGGCGAGGAGAGCCCGGAGGAAGTGCTGGCCGCGTTCGTCTCGCAGTACTACATCGAATTCGAGCCGCCGCGCGAGATCCTGCTGGACCGCGAGATCCCCGATGCCGACCTGCTGGTCGCCGCGCTGTCGGCCTCGGCCGAGCGCAAGGTGCAGCTGAAGTGGAACGTGCGCGGCGAGCGCGCCGGCTACGTGGAACTGGCCAGCCGCAACGCGCAGCTGACCCTGGCCACCGAACTCAACAGCCGCAACGCGCAGCATGCGCGCAGCGACGCACTGCGCGAGATGCTGGGCCTGGCCGAGCCGGTCAAGCGGGTCGAGTGTTTCGATATCAGCCACACCCTGGGCGAGGCTACCGTGGCCTCGTGCGTGGTGTTCGACGCTGCCGGTCCGGTGCGCGCGCAGTATCGCCGCTTCAACATCAGCGGCATCGAGCCGGGCGATGACTACGCCGCCATGCGCCAGGCCATCGACCGCCGCTTCCGCCGTGCGGTGGAAGAGCAGGGCGTGCTGCCGGACGTGCTGCTGATTGACGGCGGCGCCGGGCAGCTGGCGCAGGCGCAGGCCGCACTGGCCGACCTGGGCGTGGAAGGCGTGCTGCTGGTGGGCGTGGCCAAGGGCGTGGAGCGGCGCGCTGGCCATGAAGCGCTGGTGATGCCCGACGGCCGCGAGCTGCGCCCCGGCGCGGCCAACCCGGCGCTGCAGTTCATCCAGCAGGTGCGCGACGAGGCGCACCGCTTCGCCATCACCGGCCACCGCGGCCGCCGCCAGAAGGCGCGGATGACCAGCAAGCTGGAGGACATCCCCGGCATCGGGCCGCGCCGACGCGCCAGCCTGCTCAAGCATTTCGGGGGCCTGGTGGGGCTGAAAGCCGCTGGCGAAGCGGAAATCGCCAAGGTGGAAGGCATCAATGACGCCCTCGCGGCACGTATCTACGCTAACCTGCACGGGTTGGCCACGCCTGATGCGGCCGAGTAG
- the pgsA gene encoding CDP-diacylglycerol--glycerol-3-phosphate 3-phosphatidyltransferase → MKLTLPTWLTLLRIVMIPVLVLVFYLPYTWTNFASAAIFGLAAITDWLDGWIARRYQLESAFGAFLDPVADKLMVAVALFLIVQGHPTPWMAFWAAVIVGREIAVSALREWMAELGQRAKVRVAMIGKIKTTAQMVALLCLLYSVAPNVPVEDIWMGWPVFHIGDWTLAIAAVLTLWSGLQYLHAAWPSLRDDERAARERARQKKLGN, encoded by the coding sequence ATGAAGTTGACCCTGCCCACCTGGCTGACGTTGTTGCGGATCGTGATGATCCCGGTGCTGGTGCTGGTGTTCTACCTGCCCTACACCTGGACCAACTTCGCTTCGGCGGCGATCTTCGGCCTGGCCGCGATCACCGACTGGCTCGATGGCTGGATCGCACGCCGTTACCAGCTGGAGTCGGCCTTCGGCGCCTTCCTCGACCCGGTCGCGGACAAGCTGATGGTGGCAGTGGCACTGTTCCTGATCGTGCAGGGCCATCCGACGCCGTGGATGGCGTTCTGGGCGGCGGTCATCGTCGGCCGTGAGATCGCGGTATCGGCGCTGCGCGAATGGATGGCCGAGCTGGGCCAGCGTGCGAAGGTGCGCGTGGCGATGATCGGCAAGATCAAGACCACCGCGCAGATGGTCGCGCTGCTGTGCCTGCTGTACTCGGTGGCCCCGAACGTGCCGGTGGAAGACATCTGGATGGGCTGGCCGGTGTTCCATATCGGCGACTGGACCCTGGCCATTGCTGCGGTGCTGACCCTGTGGTCGGGCCTGCAGTACCTGCACGCCGCCTGGCCGAGCCTGCGTGATGACGAGCGCGCTGCGCGCGAGCGTGCGCGGCAGAAGAAGCTGGGCAACTGA
- a CDS encoding NAD(P)/FAD-dependent oxidoreductase has protein sequence MPHTSPAYDHDVVIVGASFAGAACALAAAQYGLRVCVLERKADPGERLHTTGIVVKEAMEQTWLGRMPEHLVQRVANVRLYAPNLRNVLLAAPGYYFLTTDTPNLMRWLASELRANSVDLRLQRSFTDAHRSGDGWQVDGAGRCAYLVGADGARSRVAHRTGLGQVRDNLYGVEREFAGLQLPQGDALHCFVSKHYAPGYIGWVAQNPTGLQVGLALRHDPQQVRPPDIDGFLDHVRDVVDIPPSARPSATRAGLVPCGRPDGPFTGQRVILTGDAAGIVSPLSAGGIHSSWRHGWAVGEAIARHLRGQGPEAERVARRVAPAFHGKRLLRWAMDHLQADWPLNALLHTAATRRMAEQVYFHRRGVRT, from the coding sequence ATGCCTCACACTTCCCCCGCCTACGACCACGACGTGGTCATCGTCGGCGCCAGTTTCGCCGGTGCCGCCTGCGCATTGGCTGCCGCCCAGTACGGTCTGCGCGTCTGCGTGCTTGAACGCAAGGCCGACCCCGGCGAGCGCCTGCACACCACCGGCATCGTGGTGAAAGAAGCGATGGAGCAGACCTGGTTGGGGCGCATGCCCGAGCATCTGGTGCAGCGCGTCGCCAACGTGCGCCTGTATGCGCCGAACCTGCGCAACGTGTTGCTGGCCGCGCCGGGCTATTACTTCCTCACCACCGATACGCCGAACCTGATGCGCTGGCTGGCCAGCGAGCTGCGCGCGAATAGTGTCGACCTGCGCCTGCAACGGTCTTTCACCGATGCCCATCGCAGTGGTGACGGCTGGCAGGTGGATGGGGCAGGGCGATGCGCCTATCTGGTTGGTGCTGATGGCGCACGCTCACGCGTGGCACATCGCACCGGACTTGGCCAGGTGCGTGACAACCTCTACGGCGTCGAGCGTGAGTTCGCCGGCCTGCAGTTGCCGCAGGGCGACGCGCTGCATTGCTTCGTCAGCAAGCACTACGCACCGGGCTACATCGGCTGGGTCGCACAGAATCCGACCGGGCTGCAGGTGGGATTGGCGCTGCGTCATGACCCGCAACAGGTGCGGCCGCCGGATATCGATGGCTTCCTCGACCACGTGCGCGATGTGGTCGACATTCCGCCTTCGGCGCGTCCCTCGGCCACCCGCGCCGGCTTGGTCCCGTGCGGCCGGCCGGATGGGCCGTTCACCGGCCAACGCGTGATCCTGACCGGCGACGCGGCAGGCATCGTCTCGCCGCTGTCCGCCGGGGGCATCCACTCCTCGTGGCGGCACGGCTGGGCGGTCGGCGAGGCGATTGCCCGCCATCTGCGTGGGCAAGGGCCGGAAGCGGAACGGGTGGCGCGGCGGGTGGCGCCAGCATTCCATGGCAAGCGCCTGCTGCGCTGGGCGATGGACCATCTGCAGGCCGACTGGCCGCTCAATGCACTGCTGCACACGGCGGCCACGCGGCGCATGGCCGAGCAGGTCTACTTCCACCGCCGTGGCGTGCGCACGTGA
- a CDS encoding efflux transporter outer membrane subunit, which produces MLLLHVGGLVVRRITSVAVPRTGRGLSLQAVLRPGALLATLALAGCMSVPVPDLPDRTPSAWTQVPQGQGVAVDARQWWKVLADPALDGLVDQAVAGNLDLQQATLRLQAVRIVAGTSDSRFLPEISASAKQVQDAAAVDTYFHAGIEAIWDLGLFGAAESAQLSAQASAGNAEALRNAAQVAVIADVVRSYLDLTVAQAQQDLLARQQTVDERGEQLALVRQRLRLDEPGELDRLRARQAATRAATAQARENADNAARALALLLGRDGPDPAWRAYRTPPKLGTFSLQQVPADLLRHRPQILLAESEVMQAAASKGSARAAMYPRISLGGSILYAYNLTQNARSNSDSSPSIGPYVDIPLWDWGQRRARFHADEKQLDAALLGYRKAVLEGVSEVEGALGSLARQDSSIQSLRAANDAANQQVKRQARQVQLGLSSEFDGLDTQRAALASQADLIGAQGARVLAFASLYRALGGAPLPVEAEGEQQ; this is translated from the coding sequence ATGCTCCTTCTACACGTTGGCGGGCTGGTGGTCAGGCGTATCACTTCAGTGGCAGTGCCCAGGACAGGGCGCGGACTCTCCCTGCAGGCAGTGCTGCGCCCCGGTGCGTTGTTGGCAACCCTGGCCCTGGCCGGCTGCATGTCGGTGCCCGTCCCGGACCTGCCTGATCGCACACCCAGCGCCTGGACCCAGGTACCGCAGGGCCAGGGCGTGGCGGTGGACGCCAGGCAGTGGTGGAAGGTGCTGGCCGACCCGGCGCTGGATGGCCTGGTCGATCAGGCGGTCGCCGGCAATCTCGACCTGCAGCAGGCCACCTTGCGCCTGCAGGCCGTTCGGATCGTCGCTGGCACGTCCGACTCGCGTTTCCTGCCGGAAATCTCCGCCAGCGCCAAGCAGGTGCAGGACGCCGCCGCTGTCGATACCTACTTCCATGCCGGCATTGAAGCGATCTGGGACCTGGGCCTGTTCGGCGCCGCCGAGAGTGCGCAGCTGAGCGCGCAGGCTTCGGCTGGCAATGCCGAGGCGCTGCGCAATGCCGCGCAGGTCGCGGTGATCGCCGACGTGGTGCGTAGCTATCTTGACCTCACCGTGGCACAGGCCCAGCAGGACCTGCTGGCCCGGCAGCAGACTGTGGACGAGCGCGGTGAACAGTTGGCCCTGGTCCGCCAGCGCCTGCGCCTGGATGAACCCGGCGAGCTGGACCGCCTGCGTGCGCGCCAGGCGGCGACCCGCGCAGCCACGGCGCAGGCCCGCGAAAATGCTGACAACGCGGCCCGCGCGCTGGCATTGCTGCTGGGCCGTGACGGCCCGGACCCGGCCTGGCGCGCCTATCGCACGCCGCCGAAGCTGGGCACGTTCTCGCTGCAGCAGGTCCCGGCGGACCTGTTGCGCCATCGTCCGCAGATCCTGCTGGCCGAATCGGAGGTGATGCAGGCCGCCGCCAGCAAGGGCTCGGCGCGCGCCGCGATGTACCCGCGGATCAGCCTCGGCGGCTCCATTCTGTATGCCTACAACCTCACCCAGAACGCGCGCTCCAATTCCGACTCCAGTCCGTCGATCGGTCCATACGTCGATATTCCGCTGTGGGACTGGGGCCAACGCCGTGCGCGTTTCCATGCCGATGAGAAGCAACTGGACGCCGCGCTGCTCGGGTATCGCAAGGCCGTGCTGGAAGGCGTGAGCGAAGTGGAAGGTGCGCTGGGCAGCCTTGCACGCCAGGACAGCAGCATCCAGTCGCTGCGCGCGGCCAACGATGCCGCCAACCAGCAGGTCAAGCGCCAGGCGCGGCAGGTGCAGCTGGGCCTGTCCAGCGAGTTCGATGGGCTGGACACGCAACGTGCCGCGCTCGCTTCGCAGGCGGATCTGATCGGTGCGCAGGGCGCACGCGTGCTGGCGTTTGCTTCGCTGTACCGCGCCCTTGGCGGCGCACCGCTGCCGGTCGAGGCTGAGGGCGAACAGCAATGA
- a CDS encoding ABC transporter permease: MIALARKTLAYEWRRFLPVVLAMCFAGVLLIVQAALVLGIFGTAAIYVKASSADIWAGFPGTQSVNYGHAISADVESHLRMDPDVTRVEPYEWVDGEWRSSAQGTGNVSVYLSGISTRDDAMMFARILPADLRAQLRELGAVIVDSADLDTLGVDLQNNRAWINGKAVRVVAAQPGLRGLGGVNVLASLDTARAIAGTDPHEGSTYFVAGLRSPDLADRVRDRLAASMGQATPVEFWTEPEFASRSQQYWLFDTGAGIAVLFMAVIVCFVGAVITNQSFASVVAGSVREYATLNALGAGRYALARVVFEQALLIGGVGMLLAAAFSTVVLLIAQTQRVPVQLTPMVILGCVALVAVMAMLSSIMAVRSVVRSDPSLLLR, translated from the coding sequence ATGATCGCGCTGGCCCGCAAGACCCTGGCCTATGAGTGGCGCCGGTTCCTGCCGGTGGTGCTGGCGATGTGTTTCGCCGGCGTGCTGTTGATCGTGCAGGCCGCACTGGTGCTGGGCATCTTCGGCACCGCCGCGATCTATGTGAAGGCATCCTCGGCCGACATCTGGGCCGGTTTCCCCGGCACTCAGAGCGTCAACTACGGCCACGCGATCAGCGCCGATGTGGAAAGCCACCTGCGCATGGATCCGGATGTCACCCGCGTCGAACCTTACGAGTGGGTTGATGGCGAATGGCGCTCCAGCGCGCAGGGGACCGGCAACGTGTCGGTGTATCTGTCCGGCATCTCCACCCGCGACGATGCAATGATGTTCGCGCGCATCCTGCCCGCCGACCTGCGCGCGCAGTTGCGCGAGCTGGGTGCGGTGATCGTCGACAGCGCCGATCTGGATACGCTCGGCGTGGACCTGCAGAACAACCGTGCGTGGATCAATGGTAAGGCCGTGCGTGTGGTCGCCGCGCAGCCGGGCCTGCGTGGCCTTGGTGGTGTCAACGTACTGGCTTCGCTGGATACCGCGCGCGCCATCGCCGGTACCGACCCACATGAGGGCAGTACCTACTTCGTGGCGGGCCTGCGCTCGCCTGACCTGGCCGACCGCGTGCGCGATCGCCTGGCCGCGTCGATGGGCCAAGCTACGCCGGTCGAGTTCTGGACCGAGCCGGAGTTCGCCAGCCGCTCGCAGCAGTACTGGCTGTTCGACACCGGTGCCGGCATCGCGGTGTTGTTCATGGCCGTCATCGTCTGCTTCGTCGGCGCGGTGATCACCAACCAGTCGTTCGCGTCGGTGGTGGCTGGCTCGGTTCGCGAGTACGCCACGCTCAATGCACTCGGTGCAGGCCGCTATGCGCTGGCACGGGTGGTGTTCGAGCAGGCGTTGCTGATCGGTGGCGTGGGCATGTTGCTGGCGGCGGCCTTCAGCACCGTGGTGCTGTTGATCGCGCAGACCCAGCGCGTGCCGGTGCAGCTGACACCGATGGTGATCCTCGGCTGCGTGGCGCTGGTTGCGGTGATGGCCATGCTCTCCAGCATCATGGCGGTGCGCAGTGTCGTCCGCTCCGATCCATCGTTGCTGCTGCGTTGA
- a CDS encoding ABC transporter ATP-binding protein has protein sequence MTSTRAVAPTLRADALEKGFMSGDVQVPVLRGLSLDIYPGELTLVSGPSGCGKSTLLSLLSGLSAPDGGRVHALGQDVGHMTRSEVERFRLHHVGFVFQGFNLFPALTALEQVQLPLGYRGMRNRESEPLARKALEEVGLSHRSHMRPAQLSGGEKQRVAVARAFAKSPTLIFADEPTSALDAENGQRVIDILHRYARAHGATVLCVSHDPRLIRHADRVIAMEDGMVRDDRRQNETVESAP, from the coding sequence ATGACTTCCACACGCGCCGTCGCCCCGACCCTGCGGGCCGATGCACTTGAAAAGGGCTTCATGTCCGGCGACGTGCAGGTGCCGGTGCTGCGCGGCCTGTCGCTGGACATCTATCCTGGCGAGCTGACCCTGGTATCGGGCCCGTCGGGTTGCGGCAAGAGCACGCTGTTGTCGCTGCTGTCCGGCCTGTCCGCGCCCGATGGTGGCCGCGTGCACGCACTTGGCCAGGATGTGGGGCACATGACCCGCAGCGAAGTGGAGCGCTTCCGCCTGCACCATGTCGGTTTCGTGTTCCAGGGCTTCAACCTGTTCCCGGCACTGACTGCGCTGGAGCAGGTGCAGCTGCCGCTGGGCTACCGCGGCATGCGCAATCGCGAAAGCGAACCGCTGGCGCGCAAGGCGCTGGAAGAAGTGGGCCTCAGCCACCGCAGCCACATGCGCCCGGCGCAGCTGTCCGGCGGCGAGAAGCAGCGTGTGGCCGTTGCCCGCGCCTTCGCCAAGTCGCCGACACTGATCTTCGCAGACGAGCCCACCAGCGCGCTGGACGCCGAGAACGGCCAGCGCGTGATCGACATCCTGCATCGCTACGCACGTGCGCATGGCGCCACCGTGCTGTGCGTGAGCCACGATCCGCGCCTGATCCGGCATGCCGATCGGGTGATCGCCATGGAAGACGGCATGGTCCGTGACGACCGCCGCCAGAACGAAACTGTAGAGTCCGCCCCATGA
- a CDS encoding HlyD family secretion protein, which yields MTKTSHLLPLSLALSAALLLGACSRDAPAPAQSPSGKAGATAVGKVAVARGIIDVEGGLIALAPPVDGSITAAPVKEGATVKKGQLLLSLDGALLQQEVAMASADLALANDRLKGSQAQLRELERNATRLSTGASEGVSSNQQADAAKQQLAGVRADVDVASAQVDLAQHKLEHARLKLQQMSLSAPEAGTVVGQVPGLGAFVQAGKPAISLLPARPLQVRAELSAAYADAVQVGMKATVVPDSDGAENTSTLPSARVVRISPVFAQARLPEDAGRGVAKVVECVLEFDGEAKARFGQHVRVEFRK from the coding sequence ATGACCAAGACGTCGCACCTGCTTCCCCTCAGCCTGGCCCTGTCCGCGGCATTGCTGCTCGGCGCCTGTTCCAGGGACGCGCCTGCGCCTGCACAGTCGCCTTCGGGCAAGGCCGGTGCAACCGCCGTCGGCAAGGTCGCGGTGGCGCGCGGCATCATCGACGTCGAGGGTGGCCTGATCGCGCTGGCACCGCCGGTGGATGGCTCGATCACCGCCGCACCGGTGAAGGAAGGCGCCACGGTGAAGAAGGGGCAGCTGCTGCTGTCGCTGGATGGTGCCTTGCTGCAGCAGGAGGTGGCGATGGCCAGCGCCGATCTCGCCTTGGCCAATGACCGCCTGAAGGGCAGTCAGGCGCAGCTGCGCGAACTGGAGCGCAACGCTACTCGCCTGTCCACGGGGGCCAGCGAAGGCGTGTCGTCCAATCAGCAGGCCGATGCGGCCAAGCAGCAGCTGGCGGGTGTGCGCGCCGATGTCGACGTGGCCAGTGCGCAGGTCGACCTGGCCCAGCACAAGCTGGAACACGCCAGGCTGAAACTGCAGCAGATGTCGCTGAGCGCGCCGGAAGCCGGCACCGTGGTCGGCCAGGTGCCTGGCCTTGGCGCATTCGTGCAGGCCGGCAAGCCGGCAATCTCCCTGCTGCCCGCGCGCCCGCTGCAGGTACGTGCCGAACTCAGCGCCGCCTACGCCGATGCCGTGCAGGTGGGCATGAAGGCTACTGTCGTGCCGGATAGCGATGGCGCCGAGAACACCAGCACGCTGCCGTCTGCACGCGTGGTGCGCATCAGCCCTGTGTTCGCGCAGGCACGCCTGCCTGAAGATGCAGGGCGTGGCGTGGCCAAGGTGGTGGAGTGTGTACTGGAGTTCGATGGCGAGGCCAAGGCGCGCTTCGGCCAGCATGTGCGGGTGGAGTTCCGGAAGTAA
- a CDS encoding nuclear transport factor 2 family protein, with translation MTPRHIVETWIERFNAGDAAGLAELYHPDAINHQVTQDPIKGRDAIRATFEREFSTAEMVCIPEVIHEAGNVAALEWRDPLGLRGCGFFTVDGGLITFQRGYWDKLSFLKMHGLPIE, from the coding sequence ATGACTCCCCGACACATCGTGGAAACCTGGATCGAGCGCTTCAACGCAGGCGATGCTGCTGGCCTGGCGGAGCTGTATCACCCCGACGCGATCAATCACCAGGTCACCCAGGACCCGATCAAGGGCCGCGATGCGATCCGTGCCACCTTCGAGCGTGAATTCAGCACTGCTGAAATGGTCTGCATTCCCGAAGTCATCCATGAGGCCGGCAATGTCGCTGCGCTGGAATGGCGCGACCCTCTTGGCCTGCGTGGATGCGGCTTCTTCACGGTTGACGGAGGATTGATCACGTTCCAGCGCGGCTACTGGGACAAACTCTCGTTCCTGAAGATGCACGGTCTTCCGATCGAGTGA
- a CDS encoding NUDIX hydrolase — protein MTELQIPRVGCGAVVRDADGRILLIQRGRDPERGHWGLPGGKVDWMETVEAAVVREVREETALEVQLLRLLCVADHFEPALAQHWVAPIYEARALAGAEASIQEPGVQTGLGWFAGDALPQPLTQATVQALARL, from the coding sequence ATGACTGAACTACAGATTCCCCGCGTTGGATGCGGCGCCGTCGTCCGTGATGCCGACGGCCGCATCCTGCTGATCCAGCGCGGACGCGATCCGGAGCGCGGGCATTGGGGCCTGCCTGGCGGCAAAGTCGACTGGATGGAAACGGTGGAGGCTGCCGTCGTCCGCGAAGTCCGCGAGGAGACCGCCCTGGAAGTGCAGCTGCTGCGCCTGCTGTGCGTGGCCGATCATTTCGAGCCGGCGCTTGCTCAGCACTGGGTCGCGCCTATCTACGAGGCACGGGCACTTGCGGGTGCCGAGGCTTCCATCCAGGAGCCGGGCGTGCAGACCGGGCTGGGCTGGTTTGCCGGGGATGCTCTGCCCCAGCCGCTGACGCAGGCCACGGTGCAGGCGCTGGCCAGGCTGTAG
- a CDS encoding GNAT family N-acetyltransferase, which produces MVIRQLGADDADILWRARLQALRESPAAFLSTLAEAQNETADVMRAQLADPGTRYFGAFIDGKLAGFLRYVRPMRMARQHTAEVHSVHVGTGHRGQGIARQLLLAAFASARAEGIESLTLTVLEDNAAARGLYESLGFSVLGREPRAVKREGSYTDIVSYWITLH; this is translated from the coding sequence ATGGTCATCCGGCAACTTGGTGCTGACGACGCCGACATTCTCTGGCGGGCGCGGTTGCAGGCGCTTCGCGAGTCGCCCGCTGCGTTCCTGTCTACGCTGGCCGAGGCGCAGAATGAGACAGCAGACGTGATGCGAGCCCAGCTTGCTGATCCCGGCACGCGTTATTTCGGCGCTTTCATCGACGGCAAGCTTGCGGGCTTCCTGCGCTACGTACGCCCGATGCGGATGGCGCGACAGCATACGGCGGAAGTGCACAGTGTCCATGTGGGCACCGGCCACCGTGGCCAGGGTATCGCCCGCCAGCTTCTTCTTGCTGCGTTTGCATCTGCGCGCGCCGAGGGCATTGAATCGCTCACCCTCACGGTGCTGGAGGACAATGCTGCTGCGCGCGGGCTGTATGAATCGCTGGGTTTCAGCGTACTCGGCAGGGAGCCGCGCGCAGTCAAGCGCGAGGGCAGCTACACGGATATCGTCTCGTACTGGATCACACTGCACTGA
- a CDS encoding GNAT family N-acetyltransferase codes for MHVQVSSRERVAPQHRQQAVDLLRQAFPDMQGEGYAIPGPVALVLAMGGDQVVAHLALYERNVLLDGEPERMGLIGGVVVRADVRRQGIASRLIEAAHAELRRHGIDFAVLFALDHRHYASAGYVPMQNETCFIEDGHVRRFVYRGGMVATLGARRWTTALLDLQGETV; via the coding sequence ATGCACGTTCAGGTATCCAGCAGGGAGCGCGTAGCGCCGCAACACCGTCAGCAGGCGGTGGATCTGCTCCGCCAGGCTTTCCCGGACATGCAGGGCGAGGGCTACGCCATCCCGGGGCCGGTCGCTCTGGTCCTGGCGATGGGAGGTGATCAGGTTGTCGCACATCTCGCGCTGTACGAACGCAACGTACTGCTGGACGGCGAGCCGGAACGCATGGGCTTGATTGGCGGCGTGGTGGTGCGTGCCGACGTTCGCCGGCAGGGCATTGCCTCGCGGTTGATCGAAGCGGCCCATGCAGAGCTGCGCCGGCACGGTATCGATTTCGCCGTGCTGTTCGCCCTGGATCATCGGCACTATGCCTCTGCGGGCTATGTACCGATGCAGAACGAGACCTGCTTCATTGAAGACGGCCACGTACGCAGGTTCGTCTACCGCGGCGGCATGGTGGCCACGCTGGGAGCGCGCCGCTGGACCACGGCCTTGCTCGATCTGCAGGGCGAAACGGTCTGA
- a CDS encoding DUF4124 domain-containing protein, whose protein sequence is MKGKVVMAMMLLGCFPLASAQVYKCKGASGETVYSQNPCAAGAEPMKLRSSRSSTETAGEASNRAAVYQNTELADAGIAERNCVQGERSRIYGPLESRSQQIGRQIAELNRQMAASSNNLAGATRDSGIRAQIASLQQSLSAERMAADTQMASAREQCASTRRERERSVRDKFSNVPAGTP, encoded by the coding sequence ATGAAGGGGAAGGTAGTGATGGCGATGATGCTGCTGGGGTGTTTCCCGCTGGCATCGGCCCAGGTCTACAAGTGCAAGGGCGCTTCCGGTGAAACGGTATACAGCCAGAATCCCTGTGCTGCCGGCGCTGAACCCATGAAGCTGCGTTCCAGCCGTTCCTCCACGGAAACGGCGGGGGAGGCATCGAACCGCGCGGCGGTGTACCAGAACACCGAACTGGCCGACGCCGGTATCGCCGAGCGCAACTGCGTGCAGGGCGAGCGCTCGCGCATCTACGGTCCGCTGGAGTCGCGCAGCCAGCAGATCGGTCGGCAGATCGCCGAGTTGAACCGGCAGATGGCCGCGTCGAGCAACAACCTGGCCGGCGCAACCCGTGACTCGGGCATCCGTGCGCAGATTGCCAGCCTGCAGCAATCGTTGAGTGCCGAGCGGATGGCGGCGGATACACAGATGGCGAGTGCGCGCGAACAGTGCGCCTCGACCCGGCGTGAACGCGAGCGTTCGGTGCGCGACAAGTTCAGCAACGTACCCGCGGGTACGCCATGA